Genomic window (Paraglaciecola psychrophila 170):
GGTTGGTTTGTTGATTGCCGTCTGGCGCTTTATTGCCTTGTTCATTGAGGGCGCTAAAGTTAACCGTCAGCTTAAATCAGCAACGTTCAAAGATAACAATTCTCTTGGCCGTGTGATGAAAGCCAAAGACGATTACCCAGAAGCCGATACCGAAGCTCTAGAGCTACACCTTACTGAAGCGATTTTAGGTGAAGTGCCTAAGTTAGGTCGGTCTCTGAGCATTATTAAAGTGATTTCAGTTGTGGCACCTTTGATGGGACTACTCGGAACCGTTTCGGGCATGATCAACACCTTCCAAGCAATCACTTTGTTCGGTACCGGTGACCCCAAATTGATGGCCGGTGGTATTTCAACCGCATTGGTGACAACTGTATTAGGTTTGGTTGTGGCCATTCCAATGACGCTTTTATACGCCATATTGAATACACGCAGCAAAAGCATTGTTTATATATTGCAAGAGCAAGCGGCGGGTGTGATTGCCGAACGTGCTGAAGCTCATTGTACTGCAGTTGCTAGCGCTGCGGCCAATAAAAGCCACAAAGCTTAATTTATTATGATTGAAATCCTTGAAACGATTCGCGATTTTACTGAAACCGGTGGGCAAGTCCTGCTGATTATCGGTGGACTGATTTTTGTTATGTGGTTAATGATTTTAGAGCGCGCCATGTATGTATTTGTCACGCACAAACAATACAAAAATGCGGTGATTGTTAAGTGGAAAGCCAGACAAGAACGTTCGTCTTGGAACGCTGAACAAATTCGCCAGGCGATGATTTCTCGGGTGTCGTTAAAACTAGGCACTGGAGTTCCAATTATCCAATCA
Coding sequences:
- a CDS encoding MotA/TolQ/ExbB proton channel family protein — translated: MIEILETIRDFTETGGQVLLIIGGLIFVMWLMILERAMYVFVTHKQYKNAVIVKWKARQERSSWNAEQIRQAMISRVSLKLGTGVPIIQSLVALCPLLGLMGTVTGMIEVFDVMAISGSGNARSMASGVSKATIPTMAGMVGALSGVFASTWLARTAKKERANLEDSLRMERKI